Proteins from one Triticum aestivum cultivar Chinese Spring chromosome 7A, IWGSC CS RefSeq v2.1, whole genome shotgun sequence genomic window:
- the LOC123147827 gene encoding uncharacterized protein isoform X1, with product MWRRVLPMAPEAARQEPPSRGGKSPSTRPLRLRRQGPTAPDPGASSRRRSRRLLMHLVMGGWTSATSRQFLKFFLQPVESYMMCNMEVLLKGRRKVMVDSHKEERQIMFVVNSFTYPAYGKFCNDVQRHTTLKSEMNSFTRGSFVSYVSAQKAYIEALDGWLSKFILTDTICYSRGISLIVPDRAGTPPLVVITSGTPCCRRLDRSSSLVTPA from the exons ATGTGGAGGAGGGTGCTGCCGATGGCGCCAGAAGCAGCTCGACAAGAACCACCGTCACGCGGAGGCAAGTCGCCATCGACACGGCCTCTTCGTCTGCGCCGTCAAGGGCCAACAGCTCCAGATCCGGGAGCATCTTCCCGGAGGCGGAGCCGGCGACTCCTGATGCACCTGGTGATGGGCGG GTGGACGAGTGCTACGAGCCGACAGTTCCTGAAATTTTTCTTGCAACCAGTTGAG AGTTATATGATGTGTAACATGGAAGTGTTGCTGAAGGGAAGGAG GAAAGTAATGGTGGACTCTCATAAAGAAGAGAGACAGATAATGTTTGTGGTGAATTCCTTCACCTACCCTGCTTATGGGAAATTCTGCAATGATGTCCAGCGGCACACCACTCTCAAGTCTGAGATGAATTCCTTCACCAGAGGTTCTTTCGTGAGTTACGTCAGCGCTCAGAAGGCATACATCGAAGCCCTTGACGGCTGGTTGTCCAAGTTCATCCTAACAGACACCATTTGTTACTCCCGGGGGATCTCCTTGATTGTGCCCGACAGGGCCGGCACACCGCCCCTGGTGGTGATCACGAGTGGCACACCATGCTGTCGACGACTGGATCGATCCTCCTCACTAGTGACTCCGGCATAG
- the LOC123147827 gene encoding histone H3.2 isoform X2, which produces MSPFPSPRAFSLQNFPLPRPPSPPFNPAASSTHLIAPPNPNPTTPAKHPVPDPAAPMARTKQTARKSTGGKAPRKQLATKAARKSAPATGGVKKPHRFRPGTVALREIRKYQKSTELLIRKLPFQRLVREIALDFKTDLRFQSSAVSALQEAAEAYLIGLFEDTNLCAIHAEI; this is translated from the coding sequence ATGTCCCCGTTCCCCTCGCCGCGCGCCTTCTCGCTCCAAAatttccctctcccccgcccaCCGTCTCCCCCATTTAACCCCGCCGCCTCCTCTACTCATCTCATCGCTCCACCAAACCCAAATCCAACAACGCCGGCGAAGCATCCAGTCCCAGACCCCGCCGCTCCGATGGCCCGCACGAAGCAGACGGCGCGCAAGTCCACTGGCGGCAAGGCTCCGCGGAAGCAGCTGGCGACCAAGGCGGCGCGGAAGTCGGCCCCGGCCACCGGCGGCGTGAAGAAGCCCCACCGCTTCCGCCCGGGGACCGTCGCGCTGCGCGAGATCCGCAAGTACCAGAAGAGCACAGAGCTGCTCATCCGCAAGCTCCCCTTCCAGCGCCTCGTCCGGGAGATCGCGCTGGACTTCAAGACGGACCTCCGCTTCCAGAGCTCTGCCGTGTCGGCGCTGCAGGAGGCCGCCGAGGCGTACCTCATCGGTCTGTTCGAGGACACCAACCTCTGCGCCATCcatgctgaaatctga